In Cryptococcus tetragattii IND107 chromosome 11, whole genome shotgun sequence, a single window of DNA contains:
- a CDS encoding YbgI/family dinuclear metal center protein, which translates to MGGSPQITPLALIKRVWERIAPLQLAERSWDNVGPIIEAPYPNPSHRQVLLTIDLTPSVCAEALKHPSLSLIVSYHPPIFRGLKSLTLSDPLQASLLKLSAKGISVFAPHTSLDATPNGINTWLIKPFIPLSISHDPIIPSDPLESFEGAGMGRIAKLSEPLDIGRAIKMVKEHLSLDFIQLAEPQPDVRKPIKSVAVCAGSGGSVFKGVEADLLITGEMSHHEVLAYVASGTTVILTNHTNTERPYLSHVLQPWLQEELNKEAKTQGDEYGPNGGKWEVLVSKADADPLRVV; encoded by the exons ATGGGCGGATCCCCTCAGATTACTCCTCTGGCTCTCATCAAGCGCGTATGGGAGCGTATCGCACCTCTACAGCTTGCAGAAAGAAGTTGGGATAAC GTTGGGCCTATCATCG AGGCTCCTTATCCCAACCCCTCCCATCGCCAAGTGCTTCTTACCATTGA CCTAACACCTTCTGTCTGTGCCGAAGCCCTGAAACACCCATCATTATCCCTCATCGTCTCCTATCACCCTCCAATCTTCCGCGGACTCAAATCCCTGACATTATCTGACCCTTTACAAGCTTCACTTCTCAAGCTGTCTGCAAAGGGTATCTCTGTCTTTGCCCCTCACACCAGTCTCGATGCGACGCCCAACGGTATCAACACCTG GTTGATCAAACCCTTCATccccctttccatctcccacGACCCAATCATCCCTTCAGATCCTCTTGAATCCTTTGAAGGTGCTGGTATGGGACGTATCGCCAAACTCTCTGAGCCTCTGGACATTGGTCGAGCTATCAAGATGGTCAAAGAACACTTGAGTTTAGATTTCATCCAACTCGCTGAACCTCAGCCTGATGTGCGCAAACCTATTAAATCGGTTGCTGTCTGTGCGGGTTCAGGTGGGAGTGTGTTCAAGGGAGTGGAGGCGGATTTACTGATCACTGGAGAGATGTCACAT CATGAAGTTCTTGCCTACGTGGCTTCTGGAACCACTGTGATCCTCACCAACCATACAAACACCGAGCGCCCTTACCTCTCTCATGTTCTGCAACCATGGTTACAAGAAGAACTGAACAAGGAGGCTAAAACTCAAGGCGATGAATATGGGCCGAATGGTGGTAAATGGGAGGTGCTAGTCAGCAAAGCTGATGCTGATCCCTTGAGGGTTGTTTGA